gctaattataattaaatgataGATATTggctaattataattaaatgataGATATTGGattaataaattaagatagaatCATTCTGCCACGAATATTAATATAATGTAAGAAAATATCAATAATAggtattaattataattaataaaaagttagttataactaacttggAAAAAATATCTCAAAGCTTTACATGATTGTAATTatcttaattttaattatatttttatccaacatatatcaaattaaagataattttataaagattttaacgagatctcacttgcatatgtcaTGAtgtcaaaattagaaaaaaaatcttgaattttagaatttttcAAAAAACAGCTTAATGTCATATAGAATTTTGCAAGTGTTGGCCTACTTGTACTACAGAagcaatttttaaatatatattcatttttcaattaaaaaatcaGTCTCATATAGTATTTCATCCGTTCCATGTTTACAGAGGCATTATTTTTAGGCACTGAGATTAAAAATAATGTATTAAGTGGAGggtaaataaagtaagaaagatgaagagagaataaagtatgcgAGAGTgttatttttttccaataatAGAAAAGACTctattaacttggaacttccgaaaaaaatgattcaattaaCAAGGAATAGAGATAGTAATACTCGAAGGTAGTGGGAAACATGGCGGGTTCGGGTAGTTTAATTATGGGTGTTCAGGGTATCGGGTATACCTGATACCCGCAGAATACCCGTTTCACCATCCCTGTTGTATACAATGTGTGTAATGCATGTAATGTGTTCAATATGTGCAATATGTGTTATGGGTAAACGCAATGAATGTATCTAACGTATAATAAAAATTTGGAATTGCAATTATCCACTTTAAATATGAATTCAAATTGTAGAATTGAGATAATTGAAATTGTAATTTAATTCCATTTCAAGTAATTTTGTGATTCCAAACATTGATTTTGGAATTAAAGGTTCCAATTCGTATTCTATAACTCAAATTTCATGTACTAAACCAGACTTAGAAAATTTAATGAGAATTGAAAGAATTGGGTTGAGAAATGTGAGAATATGAGTATTTACAAGGGGATAATTTATCCATATTATTGTAATCAAAGAATTTATGCTACTAATTTcaaaaaattgttaaaaatggtaaagaaaaagagaatacAAAATTATCGAatgacaaaaatatttaaaattaaaacaaaataaagtttTTTAATGGGCATGTCGTTGATCTACATGCGTTACACATGTGTGAGATGTACGCGTTTGATCATTGGTTTGCAAGCACGAAGGTAGTGCAGGTGCACGTGCAAGACAAGGCCGATCATTGCAGTCTCTCTAGTGGTATGAGGCCGAAATGCCTCCCGCAATACCCCAACCCTGATGTGGCTGCACATTTTAAGAGTAATCTACATAATATTTATGCATGAACAATATACACGAAACAAATTTTAGTATACAATATTGTTAAGTAAGAGTGAATTAGAGAGAACAAGTAGTTGTCTTGTTAGTTGAATATGATCAAAATAACCAAAAAACATGAATATTTTTGTGGCCACAATTTTTTGTTCtttgtttaatttataatcGCACATTTACTAAACAGATATACTGAGATCATGAATTAACTATGATAACATTGATTTACATATAgcgaattattttattttattttgtttttttctagttgagtttatgatgaaattaatGAGAATAACCTTAAAAAGCCACAAAGTTAACCTCGTAGTcctaaaaaattactataaatggagATGCAAGTGAAGATCTCATATACTCATCTGGCCAACAATTTTTGACACTGAAGGCCTATCTATAGAAACAATTTTCCACAATATTTTCTTGAAAATCCAACCGAGATCAACCTCGTTGATTCCTTTCCCCAAGAATCGAATTTGCTGATCACATCAGATTCCTCTCACAACATATTTCTCTGTAAGTTCAGTCATTCTTTCTCACCGAACTCATACAAAAGATAAATTAGACTGCAGATAATTAATCTTCTTGTCttttatttttaacattttCTTTATTGGATTGTTAGAAAGTGAGgtttaagaagaagaagaagaaatgttTTCTTTCCCGAGTTTCTATGAACTCGGGACCTGTTCAGATTCATACGATGTTGTCGGAATGTTGAGTTCCCCGACAAACTCCGACAATCCGAACCTCAGCCCAAGATCCATGGCCGAAGCCAAAGCCGTCGCCGCAAGCATCAGCCACAAGGAAGCCGAGCGCCGCCGCCGCAAGCGCATTAACGGCCACATCGCCACCCTCAAATCCATCCTCCCCAACACCATCAAGgtacaattaaaaattaaaaaattatccctccgtcccacataaatAAGTTGAATTTCCTACGGAAATCCATGGGTCCCACCATTAACATTATTTTAActaatttttctcattttctctatTACGACTCCCATTACTTATAATAACCATGACTCCCATAGAAATAGACAGAATTTCCTTTTATGATAATATATGGAAATTCATAGTTCCCACCATTAACattattttaacaaaattttcttattctttgttactttaccaattgcgtAGACAGACAAGGCCTCCCTGCTGGGAGAAGCGGTGCGGCGCGTGAAGGAGCTGAAGAAGACGGCGGCAGCGCAGGAGGATTACCCGAACGAGGCGGACGAGCTGAAGGTGTCGCAATGCGAGAGCACGGGGCTGATAAAGGCGGCATTGTCGTGCGACGACAGGCCGGAGATAATAGTGGACATGATACAAGCGCTGAAGGCGGCCGAGGCGAAGGTGGTGAGGGCGGAGATGGCGACGGTGGGGGGGCGGACGAAGAGCGTGCTGTGGGTGCGAGTCGGGGCCCAAAACGACGCCGGATTAGGGGGGCTGAGGAGGGCGATGAAAATGGTCATGGACAAGTCGGCGAGTTCGGAGCAGTCTTTGCCGGGGAGCAAACGCCCACGTTACTATCATTTGTGAAGTTTGTTCCTTTTTCGAAGGGACCACGCCTTCGACATGTTGCTATCATGGATTTGAACCAACATCCTATTCCTATACAAAACAACTCTGCtttaattctcttttttttttgttttttttaaaaaaaataaatattgctagtgattttgttttgaatTATGTTAATCGTGTGTAATTAATTACGTTAGTATAAACATATGACATCTATTTATGGAAAGTGATTTGGTGATAGTGAGATTCCTTGATTCATTGCTGGGGATTTTTTGGATGCTATGTTTGTATGTACATTGCATGTTTTGGTGAAATAAAATTGGCCATGAATctttatgtgtgttttgtattttttgttgaaattaagTGGGAATGCAATGATAAATTGATCATACGCGATTCTGAAGTTTAATGTGATTGATGTTTCATCACCACAGAATATTCGGGTATTTAACGAATGCATTAAATTTGAAGTTATTTTAAACTGTATTGGAttactatttaattaattccacGTGTGATCATAATTGTGAATGAGGTGGCTGCGCCACTTTCAAAGCACCGACTACTGACTTGCATTTGCTTCTCCGGTTGAAAATTGGGCTCCGAAAATTTTCAGCCGACATTTGTGGGCTGGTGTTTACGGCTCTTGttttcacatttattattttatttgtagtcAAATAGAGAAGAacacaattaatatttttaatttatgataattGACGACAGTGAATTAGACAAAACTCACCAAACCTCTTAATTTTAGATATTTGAGAGATCATATTATTTAAAGAAATGGATGAGATGATACTCGATCAATATATTAATTAGCGTCAAATATAACATTCAATGAACATATTCTTTTATAAATGAATATATACGcacaatattaataatttattatacaAAACACCATATCAGTAATATATTTAACACATTATAAAATTAGTGCAATACATTAACGTAAATTATTAAAACTATATTTATTTAAGATATTATttgactttttaaaattttactttCTATGTCATTTAAACATTTTTTCTGCCTTTTCAGATCAATCATTTACAATATTTTTGTTCAATTCCAGCTCAttctaatatattttttttgtcagaTAATTTGTCCTGATGTCAAATAACCAGACATCAAAATGATTTTGATCTATTTCGccaaaaattaatactctctgtctttaaaaataatactccatagaTTTTTGAAGGAGTACAactttaatgtataattaataaaataatagtgaaatgtgaaaaaatagtgaaaataaTATTACTCCAGTAGATAATAAGTTTCATATTATTAATAGTGTTAGGCCACCaacaacgcgtcacgcgggtggcccgtattccgtcaTGAAGGGACGGGACgacggcgtgacgcgttgcagcgccccgtctcgtccccagcccgttccgCGTTCCGTCACGCCGTGACAgttggcgagacgtctcgccacgcgccgaggcgacgtggcgcgctccggcgccatgcgtgacgcccactcgccggcgcgggtgggcatcgtcacgctggcgcaataattcatttttttaaaaaaaattgaattaaataaaaaataaaaaacggtaatattaccgttatattaccgttttttcaattattttatttttattttaatttttttactctataaatactcctaattcatcctcatttcacacacaaatacacatctattcttcctaaatcatctccatttcctctccaattttcatctaacctctcatcacaaaatgtccggcgacggaaactctggcggtggcggctccgacgggttcgacatcaacgtGTTCGGCGattgggggcatgtacaatgtcctcggtggtggttccggttcgtcgacgccgggcacccagggttcgtcgacgccggggataccaaccaccccattttgatgtggatgcgtacgcccgtccctccgccccgaggtattcccagggattatcccagattcgggaggattattccgttgatcccactccggaagaaggccgaggcggtggaggaggccgaggcggtggaagctccagggtggaggtggaggcggacgaggaggatttaggccggcatccgtaaggccccaaagaaacgctagcggtgtacaacgccttgatcagcgtctcgtacgatcccatcgtcgggaatcaatgTCACACCTctacccctctgacgtatactctaataataaataaatcccttatcattAAAGCAATTAATTCACGTGTATAAATCATAAAacacatattatataagttcaaaccaacacttatccgatatatatttcaaaatatcatgtaaacagtggaaccctctcaccactctatatactatacatttatctacatgcaaaatgatgaggtggagaaggttgccaatatgcgtcagccaccgaacctgataacacgtggaattcctatgacccacgtcagtcaaaactttactgttatcttattcctgaaaaatttagtggtttatatgagccacaactcaatatatataaatttccacctttaatctcacatgatacaaacatcaagcatattcttttatcaatacatataatcagaaacaatatataacacaatttaaaaacaaaccatttcgtattcatatgcatatgtcactctattcagtttattattctgtaaaagtcaagcctggtatctgcccgggatttccaatatgattgacctgtaggtcccattatgatttggactcataggtccctctgtatttggactcataggtccctctatatttggacacataggtccctctgtatttggactcataggtccctctgtaatttgacccgaaggtcccaatatatccactgtgatttcagatccagggcaaaaccgtcacagatcctctttaatccaatgattcacataatcagtatcataaacatatcctttgcactaataacatatccatatcatattcgatcaaattatccaatataactaaacaaacatgtccatttcagcaatcaaatattcatatcatatttgaccatcaaaatcaaataattcatagttatatcaatttcacaccttataatccaataattcactccaattcaacatataacaaccaaccacataacacatgtaaaactaaaagtgtgatttatacacacctgattacGAAAATAATCCATCCGAACATTTGATTTTGCTTCTTGATTCAGGACATTCGATTCTTCtcgttttctttcttttatttccgTTTCCTACTAAATATGTCTATATCTAAAGGAATTAAAGTATTCGTTGTGCTCTGTTTTTCTTCCTCCCCTATCCACCAactttacatatatatatagatatttgatttataaaataatgaaagCTAAAGATAAGCATGCATGCTACTTGCTTCCCTTTAAGAAGATTAGTGGCCTACTAATATAACTACACGCATACACATGTATGCTTGCATGTATAGGAAAATATAATACGTGGCATAATAATAAGAATCCATAATTGATGATGATTACAACATATaaactatataaaaatattatttacacactttaattcatttccatttGAGTACAAATATATATAGATACTATATATTTATCTAACATTTTCGTGCATAACTACACACActgatatattttaatttatttattgtgtaTGTGTATTCTAAACACAATAATATTTACAATTAGAAAAATTATTAGGCATAGTTACAGTATAATATGATgcaaattataatataatatgtaatCATGGAAAATGATGCAAAATGATGGacgtttcgggttagggatatcacaatcaacaaccccggaagtgcttctgggaaaaggtcaccgaggcctaccacgagattaagccgaaggggtcccgccgccgcacatataagattatccgcgctcactttgaccgagtcgacagagaggtcaaacgattctgcgccaTCCACAATAATGAAGCGGcccattaccaaagcggagccacgggagctggcattctgaggtcggctttgcgggtctatttcgacgacaccggcaaacaattcaaatatatcgatgtttgggaggtcgtcagggacgaggaaaggtgggccgacggtgtccggtccagcttgggctcgacctcgaagcgcacgaagcacaaggcgggtggccaatactcgtcggttcgggcagcggaccacaagagtttgcctcgcaggaggttgatgccccgacagacgatgccggtgggtcctcccgtgggcgccgtcggccgcaagggagaaatgcggcgaaggcggctagaaggaggaggagccgagccgaatcaagccaggcgggctcggccTCAGGGGGACCCTTgaactcccttatgtccatgtacatgaccgccacaatggcggacacttcccgcatgacgcctccccaataccaagcctatcttaaCGGGATTGCgtttatggcggcacaacttggcattccgcctcctcacggcttcagtgcacctccaccgcctccgggggatgattcgccggcggagtagttttttttattttctataaaattgtattttaaattatgtcaattttattttttaggattttaattatgtgtttttttttatttttttgaattttaggttgtatttttattttatgttgtaattttattttattttatttttaatgaagtgtgttttttttaattgaatttgattggaaataaaaatataaaatgaaattgaatgaatagtaatttaagggacggagggttgcaggttccgtcccttagttaagagatggagtaaaaaagtacagtgtggctcatgaatagtaatttaagggacggttaatggccagcgttgcagatggccttaAATGAGCTTAACTATTTCTTAAATTagaaagtttataattttaagaGATAAATTGAAAAGGAGAGAGTTTATATTTTGAAAGAACTGAAGGATTAACAGAAAAAATTAGTGTGGCTGTGGCAGGAGCTTTTTAAAAAGGTGAGCAATTTAAGTATAATTAATTACttgattgattttttaattttattcatttttgggAACTGTAGAAATATAGGTCAAATATACAAACATTTGACATTTGTTACGTAAGAGCTAAACTAAGAAAATCCTTTAACTGGTCTTGCATTTTTCAGTTATAGCCAAAATGAGACGAAACTTTTATAATCATGGCAATATTTAAACCTgacacttaataaaaaaaaattaaaaaaaaatgcccTCTACACATTTGAGGCGTATTAGTCCGAAAAATTGAGAAAAGGTCAATAGGACCCTGAATGTGCATAACGTATGACCGCAAATGATAGTTTAAAAGTATAGGTACTGTAAATGATATTTTGAAAGTTAGCTCCTAAATTTGTATAGCTCAGTCAATGTAATAACTGAAACAAACATTTGAACTTTATTGGATGATTGGTTTATAATGTTATGAGTAATTAGGTTgattagtattagtatttttCTACACAGTGGAAAAATAATTGTCAA
This DNA window, taken from Salvia splendens isolate huo1 chromosome 18, SspV2, whole genome shotgun sequence, encodes the following:
- the LOC121776461 gene encoding transcription factor bHLH30-like, with the translated sequence MFSFPSFYELGTCSDSYDVVGMLSSPTNSDNPNLSPRSMAEAKAVAASISHKEAERRRRKRINGHIATLKSILPNTIKTDKASLLGEAVRRVKELKKTAAAQEDYPNEADELKVSQCESTGLIKAALSCDDRPEIIVDMIQALKAAEAKVVRAEMATVGGRTKSVLWVRVGAQNDAGLGGLRRAMKMVMDKSASSEQSLPGSKRPRYYHL